DNA from Flavobacteriales bacterium:
CTCATGGAAACGAAGCGCGTGAGGCCGACCATAGCGCCCATCAGCACCACCGGGAATAGGAAGGCCACCGTGCGCCGCGCGATGACGTAGAGGTCCAGCTCGTTCTTGCCGGCCTGGGCGGCCAAGCGGAAAGCCAGCACCATGCCCAGAAGGGCCAGCCCCTCGGTGATGTAGGTTAGGATGCCGTCGCTTCCGAACCCGGACAGGAGCTTGCGCGGTTGAGGCCGGGCCATGGTGCGCGAAAATACCCGCCCCGGGCCAGCCGCCGCTCGCACAGCCCGCCAGCCGCTCATCCAAGGCCGCAGATGCCGCGCGCCGACCGGCGGCTAACTTGGGCGGCGAACACCATGAGCGAATTCCTCTTCTTCCAATGGCACTGGTGGGCCGCCGTGGCCATCGTGCTGCTCATCGCCGAGATCTTCGTACCGGGCTTCTGGCTCTTCTGCGTGAGCATCGGATGCCTTGCCGCTAGCGCAGGCGCTGCCGCCGGTGCCGGCCCCATTGGGCAGCTCATCCTCTGTGCATCTGCCGCACTCCTCTCCTTCTTCACGCTGCGACCGCTGCTGATGAAGCGGATGTGGAAGGGGCCCGAAGTGCGCACCAATGTGGACGCCCTCGTCGGGCAGCGCGGGCGGGTCAGCCAGGATTTCGAGCCGGGCCTCCGGCTTGGCCGCGTGGCGGTGGGCGGGGATGACTGGCGCGCCGAGTGCATCAACGACCGTGCACTGCGCACCGGCGACCTGGTGGAGGTGGTGCGCGTGGACAGCAACACCCTGGTCGTGAAACCCGCTGATGCCTAGTCAATGAGGGGACTGCCATGGCCGTTCCCCGCACCCTCCGTCTCCCACCCCTCAACAACCTACCAACCCTCAACCTCCCATCATGACCGACCTCATCATCCCCGTACTCCTCGTCGTCTTCGTGCTCGTCATCATCGCCAAGGGCGTGCGCATCATCCAGCAGAGCGAGGCCATGGTCATCGAGCGCTTCGGCAAGTACAGAACCACGCTCACCGCCGGCTTCAATGTCATCATCCCGGTATTCGACAAGCCGCGTGAGATCGTCTTCCGATTCACGCGCGACCTCCCCGACGGCAACAAATACGTGCAGTTCCAGCGCAGGCAGCGCATCGACCTGCGCGAAACGGTGTACGATTTCCCGCGCCAGAACGTGATCACCAAGGACAACGTGATGACCGAGATCAATGCGCTGCTCTACTTCCAGATCACCGACCCGGTGAAGGCGATGTATGAGATCGAGAACCTCCCGCTGGCCATCGAGAAGCTCACGCAGACCACATTGAGGAACGTGATCGGCGAACTGGACCTGGATGAGACGCTCACGAGCCGTGACACCATCAACATGAAGCTGCGCACGATCCTGGATGAAGCCAGCAACAAATGGGGCGTGAAGGTGAACCGGGTGGAGCTTCAGGACATCAACCCCCCGCGCGACATCCGCGAAGCCATGGAAAAGCAGATGCGCGCCGAGCGCGACCGGCGCGCGCAGATCATCGATGCCGAGGGCAGCAAGCGCGCCGCCGTGCTTCAGGCAGAGGGCATCCAGCAGAGCCAGATCACACAGGCCGAGGGACAGAAGCAGAGCCAGATCCTGGAGGCCGAAGGCGATGCGCAGGCCCGGATCCGCCGCGCGCAGGGCGAAGCCGAGGCCATCCGGCTGGTGGCCGAGGCCGTGGCCGGCGGCAAGGGCGACCCCACCAACTACCTCATTGCCATGAAGTACCTGGAAACGCTGAAGGAGATGACAAGCGGCCAGGGCAACAAGGTCGTCTACATCCCTTACGAGGCCAGCGGCGTGCTCAGCAGCGTGGGCGGCATCAAGGAAATGCTGGACATGAACCGGAAAGGGTGACCCCTCCTCCTGCATCAAGCGCGAAGGGCGGCCAAAAGGCCGCCCTTCGCATCTCGTACCCCAAGCCTCAGTTCTCGTCCGGCAAGAAGCTGTGGCGCTCGGCATAGCGCAACATCTGCCCGAGGAAGTCCTTCGGATAGGTCACCTTCACATCCGTGATGCTGCCGTCCGCGCCGGTGACGGCCTCCATCTCGGGCTGGATGAAGCCCGCATAGGGCTTGGTCCTGATCTGCTCGGCGCGGCGCAGCACCTCGGCGTGTATGGCGGGGTCCACCTTCACGCCGTAGGTCTCCACCAGAGCTTGGCAGGCCTTGTAGTCGCCCTGGCTCTTGATGCGCTGCACCTCCCGCAGCAGCTCGCCGAAAATATTGCGCAGCTTGTCGTAGTCGCGGATATCGTAGTAGGTGTCGCCATCGCGCACCACCTTCACGATCACGCTGTCGGCCTTGCCGCGCTCGTAGGCCCATGCGCTCACCCACATACGGTTTCGCATGTGCGCCTCCTCGATGTCCTTGCCCGGCTTGATGCGGCGCAGCTGCACCAGCAGGCCGTTGCGGATATAGCTGTCGTACTCGGCCATGCCCACCTCCAGGCTCGGCATCACGCCCAGCTCAACGAGCTTGGGGTCCATCACGAAATAGAGGGCCACGAGATCGGCGCGGCCCTCCTCCAGGGTGCTGGCGTAGCTCTTCAGCGTGGCATCGGTCTCGCCAACGCCGGGCTCCAGCTGGCCGCTGGCATGACCCACCACCTCGTGCAGCGCGGTGTGCAGCTTGCCGGCCAGCGCGCCGTGCGCCTTGGCCAGCTCGATCTCCTTCGCGTCGTGGCAGAACACCTCAAGCGTGCTGCTGCCGCTGCTCTTGTCATAGGCGTCGCTGATGTTCCCCAGGCTCACGCTCTTGCTGCCGTGCTTGGCGCGGATCCAGTTGGCATTGGGCAGGTTCACCCCGATGGGGGTGCTGGGTGAGGCATCGCCGGCCTCGCCCACGGTATTGATGAAGCGGTAGGTGATGCCCACCACATCCTTCTTCTTATGCTGGGGCAGCAGCGGGCTGTTGTCCTCGAACCACTGGGCGTTCCGCATGATCACCTCCATGTTCTTGGTGGCCACCGGATCGTTCACCTCCACGATGGCCTCGTAGCTGCCGCGCTTGCCCATGGGATCGTTGTACACCTCCACGAAACCGAGGATGTAGTCCACCGTGCTCTCCACGTCCTTCACCCAGGCCACATTGAAATCGTCCCACACCTTCAGGTCGCCGGTGCGGTAGTACTCGATGAGGAGCCCCAGGGCCTTGCGCTGGGCCTCGTTCTCCGCTACGCCCATGGCCTTCTCCAACCACTTCACGCTTTCCTCCAGCGCAGGGCCGTAGAGCCCACCGACCCTGTAGGTACGCTCTTCCAGCTGGCCGCTGGCGTTGCGCACCAGTTTGCTGTTGAGTCCGTAGCTCAGGGGCTCGTCGGTCCCGATGGCCTCCTTCGCCGCATAGTACTGCTCCACCTCCCCTTGGCTGACGTCCTCGCCATAGAAATTGACCGCGCTGGCGAGCACCAGGTCCTTGGAGGCATCGAGGCTCACCTTCTTGGCATCGACCTCCGGATTGAAGATGGCCTCCATCGCCTCGGGCGCCAGCTTGACGCCGCTCTCGGCCAAGGCCTGCTCGAACCAGGTGCGGGAGAAGGCCGGCTCATGCTTGTCATTGCTGTAGTGGTGGTGGATGCCGTTGCTGAAGAACACCTGCTTCGCATAGGTCTCGAAGGCCTCCCACTCCGTACCCGAGCGCTCGCCATTGTAATTGAGCAGCACCGCTTCGATGGCCCGACGGATGCGCAGATTATAGCGGTAGTTCTGGTCCCACATGATGTCGCGGCCCGCAAGGCCGGCCATGTTCAGGTAGTAGCACAGCTGCTTCTGCTGGAGCGTGAGCTGGTCCCAACCGGGAATCTGGTAGCGCAGCACCCGGATGTCGGCGAACTCGTCGGCCTCGTAAAAGCCGGAGTCTGAGGGGGAGACGGTCTCGGAGTTGATCCGGGAGGGCTTTTCCGGCTGTCCGCAGGCATGCAGGAGCGCGACGGCCGGAAGGAGAAACAGGAACGTTCGGGAACGCTTCATGAACGAGGGGTTTGGTTCAAGGCTGGCGAAGATAGCCGGGACATCAAAGGCCTGCAGGCAATGCCATGGAGCGTTCGAAGGGGAATGCGACCTTTGGCCTGCCATGGCCGAGCGCAAGCGACGTCCTCCTCTGCTCGATGCCTTCGGCTTCGCGGCCCCTTGCACGGCGGTGCATCCGGCCACGCTGGAACCCCTTGCAGCAGGCGGCGACCTGGCTGCCACCCCGCTGCCGGCCACCTCGCGCACCCATCCTGAGCGCCAAGACCTTACCCTGGCCGAAGGCTGCGATTCGGCATCCATCATCATCCGCAGCAGCCGGCCTGCACGGCGACCGGCCAACTGGGTCCGCAAGGTGCAGGCGCTGCAGTCTGCGCTGACACCTGCCGTGGAGCGCCACGGCGCGCTGCTGCTGCCCAGCGGCTCACCCGTGGCGCCCTGGGGCGCGTCCGAGCCTATCCCCGGCTGCCTGCAGCGCGCGCTCCGGCTCGACCTGCACTTCGACCGGGCCGAGGACTTCGGCCGTCTTCACGCGGCGGTGCGGCTCGTGCTGCCACTGATTCCGGCCATTGCCGCCGCCACACCGATGCGCGA
Protein-coding regions in this window:
- a CDS encoding NfeD family protein, which translates into the protein MSEFLFFQWHWWAAVAIVLLIAEIFVPGFWLFCVSIGCLAASAGAAAGAGPIGQLILCASAALLSFFTLRPLLMKRMWKGPEVRTNVDALVGQRGRVSQDFEPGLRLGRVAVGGDDWRAECINDRALRTGDLVEVVRVDSNTLVVKPADA
- a CDS encoding SPFH domain-containing protein yields the protein MTDLIIPVLLVVFVLVIIAKGVRIIQQSEAMVIERFGKYRTTLTAGFNVIIPVFDKPREIVFRFTRDLPDGNKYVQFQRRQRIDLRETVYDFPRQNVITKDNVMTEINALLYFQITDPVKAMYEIENLPLAIEKLTQTTLRNVIGELDLDETLTSRDTINMKLRTILDEASNKWGVKVNRVELQDINPPRDIREAMEKQMRAERDRRAQIIDAEGSKRAAVLQAEGIQQSQITQAEGQKQSQILEAEGDAQARIRRAQGEAEAIRLVAEAVAGGKGDPTNYLIAMKYLETLKEMTSGQGNKVVYIPYEASGVLSSVGGIKEMLDMNRKG
- a CDS encoding dihydrofolate reductase, which produces MKRSRTFLFLLPAVALLHACGQPEKPSRINSETVSPSDSGFYEADEFADIRVLRYQIPGWDQLTLQQKQLCYYLNMAGLAGRDIMWDQNYRYNLRIRRAIEAVLLNYNGERSGTEWEAFETYAKQVFFSNGIHHHYSNDKHEPAFSRTWFEQALAESGVKLAPEAMEAIFNPEVDAKKVSLDASKDLVLASAVNFYGEDVSQGEVEQYYAAKEAIGTDEPLSYGLNSKLVRNASGQLEERTYRVGGLYGPALEESVKWLEKAMGVAENEAQRKALGLLIEYYRTGDLKVWDDFNVAWVKDVESTVDYILGFVEVYNDPMGKRGSYEAIVEVNDPVATKNMEVIMRNAQWFEDNSPLLPQHKKKDVVGITYRFINTVGEAGDASPSTPIGVNLPNANWIRAKHGSKSVSLGNISDAYDKSSGSSTLEVFCHDAKEIELAKAHGALAGKLHTALHEVVGHASGQLEPGVGETDATLKSYASTLEEGRADLVALYFVMDPKLVELGVMPSLEVGMAEYDSYIRNGLLVQLRRIKPGKDIEEAHMRNRMWVSAWAYERGKADSVIVKVVRDGDTYYDIRDYDKLRNIFGELLREVQRIKSQGDYKACQALVETYGVKVDPAIHAEVLRRAEQIRTKPYAGFIQPEMEAVTGADGSITDVKVTYPKDFLGQMLRYAERHSFLPDEN